The following proteins are co-located in the Nerophis ophidion isolate RoL-2023_Sa linkage group LG04, RoL_Noph_v1.0, whole genome shotgun sequence genome:
- the LOC133551379 gene encoding cytotoxic and regulatory T-cell molecule isoform X2 — protein sequence MEVKLKLGIFLALTHVSLAVWQRVTVMKGQTVRLACSISNAHKQHIDWKNPDGYTMFFNHNKALQDMRYSISKLTESQFSINISNVSFKDGGNYTCSQYGHHITEKKVELTVLGVPKMRVTKHNGAFVIQCTAEGNHFPPQISWKFDYGPEFLGNAQVKYEGKKYVSMDMVHLQSVNTRSAVKCIVRHPCLHLQPLMNFVKIGKYLPGSTTTKNLIKWNTSTPGTVVTVCKDQNTSSSEGAYNNTNGNTTIVSIDPDMQTGHRQTSPLLIFLVACLILGLLAVVICFVLKLRRAHITWEKENEISDPSEESGKSKSSQEEKVTRGHYRRGLFRTAFTQYAVEKATITSKGPVIEMAVEKEAASSSSNPTSAKCDMQDTELPP from the exons TCTCGCTCGCTGTTTGGCAACGAGTGACTGTGATGAAGGGTCAGACTGTAAGGCTTGCCTGCTCAATTTCAAACGCACATAAGCAACACATTGACTGGAAGAACCCTGATGGCTACACTATGTTCTTCAATCACAACAAGG CTTTACAGGACATGCGTTACAGCATAAGTAAACTGACGGAGTCGCAATTCTCCATCAACATTTCCAATGTCTCTTTTAAAGACGGGGGAAACTACACATGCTCTCAGTATGGCCATCACATAACAGAAAAGAAAGTGGAATTGACAGTGTTAG GTGTTCCAAAAATGAGAGTGACAAAGCATAATGGGGCATTTGTCATACAGTGTACTGCTGAAGGGAACCATTTTCCTCCTCAAATCTCTTGGAAGTTTGATTACGGACCTGAATTTTTGG GTAATGCCCAAGTGAAATACGAGGGTAAAAAGTATGTTTCCATGGATATGGTACATTTGCAGTCAGTTAATACCAGAAGTGCAGTGAAATGCATTGTTCGCCATCCATGTCTGCATTTACAACCCCTGATGAACTTTGTCAAAATTGGAAAATACT TACCAGGTTCGACTACCACAAAAAATCTAATTAAATGGAATACAAGCACACCGGGTACCGTAGTCACTGTTT GTAAAGATCAAAATACATCTTCCTCTGAGGGAGCCTATAACAACACAAATGGAAATACAACAA TTGTGTCCATTGACCCGGATATGCAAACAGGACATAGACAAACTTCACCATTACTGATCTTCTTGGTGGCATGCCTTATTCTTGGTCTGCTTGCAGTGGTCATTTGTTTTGTCCTGAAGCTAAGAAGAGCACATATCACCTGGGAAAAAG AAAATGAAATATCTGACCCTTCAGAAGAGAGCGGTAAATCAAAATCAAGTCAAGAAGAAAAAGTAACCAGGGGTCACTATCGACGAG GGCTCTTCAGGACAGCTTTTACACAATATGCTGTTGAAAAAGCCACCATAACTTCAAAAGGACCAGTCATTGAGATGGCAGTTGAGAAAGAGGCGGCGTCTTCATCATCAAACCCCACTTCGGCCAAATGTGACATGCAGGACACAGAGCTTCCACCATGA
- the LOC133551379 gene encoding cytotoxic and regulatory T-cell molecule isoform X1, translated as MEVKLKLGIFLALTHVSLAVWQRVTVMKGQTVRLACSISNAHKQHIDWKNPDGYTMFFNHNKALQDMRYSISKLTESQFSINISNVSFKDGGNYTCSQYGHHITEKKVELTVLGCSHNLSSVADPSKGVPKMRVTKHNGAFVIQCTAEGNHFPPQISWKFDYGPEFLGNAQVKYEGKKYVSMDMVHLQSVNTRSAVKCIVRHPCLHLQPLMNFVKIGKYLPGSTTTKNLIKWNTSTPGTVVTVCKDQNTSSSEGAYNNTNGNTTIVSIDPDMQTGHRQTSPLLIFLVACLILGLLAVVICFVLKLRRAHITWEKENEISDPSEESGKSKSSQEEKVTRGHYRRGLFRTAFTQYAVEKATITSKGPVIEMAVEKEAASSSSNPTSAKCDMQDTELPP; from the exons TCTCGCTCGCTGTTTGGCAACGAGTGACTGTGATGAAGGGTCAGACTGTAAGGCTTGCCTGCTCAATTTCAAACGCACATAAGCAACACATTGACTGGAAGAACCCTGATGGCTACACTATGTTCTTCAATCACAACAAGG CTTTACAGGACATGCGTTACAGCATAAGTAAACTGACGGAGTCGCAATTCTCCATCAACATTTCCAATGTCTCTTTTAAAGACGGGGGAAACTACACATGCTCTCAGTATGGCCATCACATAACAGAAAAGAAAGTGGAATTGACAGTGTTAG GATGTTCTCACAACTTGTCATCTGTTGCCGATCCCTCTAAAGGTGTTCCAAAAATGAGAGTGACAAAGCATAATGGGGCATTTGTCATACAGTGTACTGCTGAAGGGAACCATTTTCCTCCTCAAATCTCTTGGAAGTTTGATTACGGACCTGAATTTTTGG GTAATGCCCAAGTGAAATACGAGGGTAAAAAGTATGTTTCCATGGATATGGTACATTTGCAGTCAGTTAATACCAGAAGTGCAGTGAAATGCATTGTTCGCCATCCATGTCTGCATTTACAACCCCTGATGAACTTTGTCAAAATTGGAAAATACT TACCAGGTTCGACTACCACAAAAAATCTAATTAAATGGAATACAAGCACACCGGGTACCGTAGTCACTGTTT GTAAAGATCAAAATACATCTTCCTCTGAGGGAGCCTATAACAACACAAATGGAAATACAACAA TTGTGTCCATTGACCCGGATATGCAAACAGGACATAGACAAACTTCACCATTACTGATCTTCTTGGTGGCATGCCTTATTCTTGGTCTGCTTGCAGTGGTCATTTGTTTTGTCCTGAAGCTAAGAAGAGCACATATCACCTGGGAAAAAG AAAATGAAATATCTGACCCTTCAGAAGAGAGCGGTAAATCAAAATCAAGTCAAGAAGAAAAAGTAACCAGGGGTCACTATCGACGAG GGCTCTTCAGGACAGCTTTTACACAATATGCTGTTGAAAAAGCCACCATAACTTCAAAAGGACCAGTCATTGAGATGGCAGTTGAGAAAGAGGCGGCGTCTTCATCATCAAACCCCACTTCGGCCAAATGTGACATGCAGGACACAGAGCTTCCACCATGA
- the LOC133551379 gene encoding cytotoxic and regulatory T-cell molecule isoform X3 has translation MEVKLKLGIFLALTHVSLAVWQRVTVMKGQTVRLACSISNAHKQHIDWKNPDGYTMFFNHNKALQDMRYSISKLTESQFSINISNVSFKDGGNYTCSQYGHHITEKKVELTVLGCSHNLSSVADPSKGVPKMRVTKHNGAFVIQCTAEGNHFPPQISWKFDYGPEFLGNAQVKYEGKKYVSMDMVHLQSVNTRSAVKCIVRHPCLHLQPLMNFVKIGKYCKDQNTSSSEGAYNNTNGNTTIVSIDPDMQTGHRQTSPLLIFLVACLILGLLAVVICFVLKLRRAHITWEKENEISDPSEESGKSKSSQEEKVTRGHYRRGLFRTAFTQYAVEKATITSKGPVIEMAVEKEAASSSSNPTSAKCDMQDTELPP, from the exons TCTCGCTCGCTGTTTGGCAACGAGTGACTGTGATGAAGGGTCAGACTGTAAGGCTTGCCTGCTCAATTTCAAACGCACATAAGCAACACATTGACTGGAAGAACCCTGATGGCTACACTATGTTCTTCAATCACAACAAGG CTTTACAGGACATGCGTTACAGCATAAGTAAACTGACGGAGTCGCAATTCTCCATCAACATTTCCAATGTCTCTTTTAAAGACGGGGGAAACTACACATGCTCTCAGTATGGCCATCACATAACAGAAAAGAAAGTGGAATTGACAGTGTTAG GATGTTCTCACAACTTGTCATCTGTTGCCGATCCCTCTAAAGGTGTTCCAAAAATGAGAGTGACAAAGCATAATGGGGCATTTGTCATACAGTGTACTGCTGAAGGGAACCATTTTCCTCCTCAAATCTCTTGGAAGTTTGATTACGGACCTGAATTTTTGG GTAATGCCCAAGTGAAATACGAGGGTAAAAAGTATGTTTCCATGGATATGGTACATTTGCAGTCAGTTAATACCAGAAGTGCAGTGAAATGCATTGTTCGCCATCCATGTCTGCATTTACAACCCCTGATGAACTTTGTCAAAATTGGAAAATACT GTAAAGATCAAAATACATCTTCCTCTGAGGGAGCCTATAACAACACAAATGGAAATACAACAA TTGTGTCCATTGACCCGGATATGCAAACAGGACATAGACAAACTTCACCATTACTGATCTTCTTGGTGGCATGCCTTATTCTTGGTCTGCTTGCAGTGGTCATTTGTTTTGTCCTGAAGCTAAGAAGAGCACATATCACCTGGGAAAAAG AAAATGAAATATCTGACCCTTCAGAAGAGAGCGGTAAATCAAAATCAAGTCAAGAAGAAAAAGTAACCAGGGGTCACTATCGACGAG GGCTCTTCAGGACAGCTTTTACACAATATGCTGTTGAAAAAGCCACCATAACTTCAAAAGGACCAGTCATTGAGATGGCAGTTGAGAAAGAGGCGGCGTCTTCATCATCAAACCCCACTTCGGCCAAATGTGACATGCAGGACACAGAGCTTCCACCATGA